One Rhizobium acidisoli DNA window includes the following coding sequences:
- a CDS encoding SPFH domain-containing protein has protein sequence METLQYLSPMGWKAIEIAVTLIVLAILFRWSGVIRYIPNDRLGILEKLWSFRGSVDNGFIALYGEAGFQPGVVRGGLHFFMPFQYAMHRANLVTIPQGQIGYVFARDGEPLPPTQTLASNVDADDFQDVRGFLTKGGQKGPQRKILREGTYAINLAQFIVLTAQSTYAVNLNASEQGLFADMSTLISERNGFEPVVIHDAEDLIGVVTIHDGPALPDGEIIAPTVANNPKDPNFHNNFQDPEKFLNAGGYRGRQLQVLADGSYFLNRIFATVELVEKTIIDVGTVGVVVSYTGRRSADISGQSYRHGELVETGARGVWSTPLLPGKYAFNTYAGNIIIVPTTNFVLKWTKEQFGEHRLDENLSEVSLITKDAFEPVLPLSVVVHIDYMKAPLVVQRFGDIKRLVEQTLDPMVSAYFKNIAQTKTLIELLQERSEIQRKSGDEMREKFNSYSLELQEVLIGTPRASNGQNSIEQILIQLRERQIAVEKVETYKLQEAAAIQERTLREKQALAEQQAKITTSALTIEISENEGKAQLARTRQQAETIQVTAKAEAEKVRLAGLGEADRIKAIALADAERIKATGFADAQKVRAVGLAEAEATEKKVAAFGGPDYQLHSQVLMRFAEAIENGRLPLVPQIQVGGAGGEKGAANGLVEMMLSMLVADRLGRPASPAAVPAPIEQQ, from the coding sequence ATGGAAACCCTACAATATCTGAGCCCGATGGGATGGAAGGCGATCGAAATCGCCGTCACGCTCATCGTGCTGGCAATCCTGTTCCGGTGGAGCGGCGTGATCCGTTATATCCCCAACGACAGGCTCGGCATTCTCGAAAAGCTCTGGAGTTTTCGCGGCTCCGTCGACAATGGCTTCATTGCGCTCTATGGCGAGGCCGGCTTCCAGCCGGGCGTCGTGCGCGGCGGCCTGCATTTCTTCATGCCGTTCCAGTATGCCATGCACCGCGCCAATCTCGTGACCATTCCACAGGGCCAGATTGGCTATGTCTTCGCCCGTGACGGCGAGCCGCTGCCGCCGACCCAGACGCTTGCCTCGAATGTCGATGCCGATGATTTTCAGGATGTGCGCGGCTTTCTGACAAAGGGCGGCCAGAAGGGGCCGCAGCGCAAGATCCTGCGCGAAGGCACCTATGCCATCAATCTGGCGCAGTTCATCGTGCTGACCGCACAATCGACCTATGCCGTCAACCTGAACGCGTCGGAACAAGGACTGTTTGCCGACATGTCGACGCTGATCAGCGAGCGGAACGGCTTCGAGCCCGTCGTCATTCATGACGCCGAGGACCTGATCGGCGTCGTCACCATCCATGACGGTCCGGCGCTGCCGGATGGCGAGATCATCGCGCCGACCGTTGCCAACAACCCGAAAGATCCGAACTTTCACAACAACTTCCAGGATCCGGAGAAGTTTCTCAATGCCGGCGGTTATCGCGGCCGGCAATTGCAGGTGCTTGCCGACGGCAGTTATTTCCTCAACCGTATCTTCGCCACCGTCGAACTTGTGGAGAAGACGATCATCGACGTCGGCACGGTGGGTGTGGTCGTGTCCTATACCGGCCGCCGAAGCGCTGATATCTCGGGCCAGTCCTATCGTCATGGCGAACTGGTCGAGACCGGCGCACGCGGTGTCTGGTCGACGCCGCTTCTGCCGGGAAAATATGCCTTCAACACTTATGCCGGCAACATCATCATCGTGCCGACCACCAACTTCGTGCTCAAATGGACGAAGGAACAGTTCGGCGAGCACAGGCTGGACGAGAATCTGTCCGAAGTGTCGCTGATCACCAAGGATGCGTTCGAACCGGTGCTGCCGCTCTCGGTCGTCGTGCATATCGACTACATGAAGGCGCCCCTCGTCGTGCAGCGTTTCGGCGATATCAAACGGCTGGTCGAACAGACGCTCGATCCGATGGTCTCGGCCTATTTCAAGAATATCGCCCAGACGAAGACCCTGATCGAACTGCTGCAGGAACGCAGCGAAATCCAGCGCAAATCCGGCGACGAAATGCGCGAGAAGTTCAACTCCTATAGCCTCGAACTGCAGGAAGTGCTGATCGGCACGCCGCGGGCCAGCAATGGCCAGAACAGCATCGAGCAGATACTGATTCAGCTGCGCGAGCGTCAGATCGCCGTTGAAAAGGTCGAGACCTATAAATTGCAGGAGGCGGCGGCGATCCAGGAGCGCACATTGCGCGAGAAGCAAGCGCTCGCCGAACAACAGGCCAAGATCACCACATCCGCGCTGACCATCGAGATCAGCGAGAACGAAGGCAAGGCGCAGCTCGCCCGCACCCGTCAGCAGGCAGAAACCATTCAGGTCACCGCCAAGGCAGAGGCCGAGAAAGTGCGCCTCGCCGGCCTGGGTGAGGCCGACCGGATCAAGGCGATCGCACTTGCCGATGCCGAGCGCATCAAGGCGACCGGTTTCGCCGATGCCCAGAAGGTGCGTGCCGTCGGTCTGGCGGAAGCCGAGGCGACTGAGAAGAAGGTCGCGGCCTTCGGTGGGCCGGACTATCAGCTGCACTCGCAGGTGCTCATGCGCTTCGCCGAAGCGATCGAAAATGGCAGGCTGCCGCTCGTGCCGCAGATCCAGGTCGGCGGCGCCGGCGGCGAAAAGGGCGCCGCCAATGGCCTTGTGGAAATGATGCTGTCGATGCTGGTCGCCGATCGGCTTGGACGGCCGGCTTCAC
- a CDS encoding MFS transporter, translated as MYGEGKLAIQDLAIFNERVRNPNIIIALCGLLILFDGYDLIVYGAVAPALLGEASWGLTPGMVGRAASITLFGMLLGALVAGTLADRIGRRKVIIGSLLSFSVMMIGSGLAPNFLVFEATRFLAGLGLGALFPTVTALIIEFSPPKRKALAYSIALLGYLAGGIISGILGMLLIQKYGWRPLMIIGGAPILLLPFFIRLIPESPEWLATKNRQSEANQIADQYGLPNPVARPIVQVGIRSLFSEGRLLPTLNAWGIHFCSLLLTFGMVNWLPTIMNKMGYDLGSALLFSVTLNLGAAVGLLIGARIADRGNVKIVVAGMFLLGACSIWLLTQVDQGLQVYGLVALAGTGTIGTQILANILVGNLYPVEIRGTGLGFSLGIGRIGGMIGPAIGGGVLGAGLAPQWNFYIFASVGAVGCVLALMTLLYRKKS; from the coding sequence ATGTATGGGGAGGGAAAATTGGCCATACAAGATCTCGCTATTTTCAACGAACGCGTTCGCAACCCGAATATCATCATCGCTCTTTGCGGCCTGCTGATCCTGTTCGACGGTTATGACCTGATCGTTTACGGCGCAGTCGCGCCGGCGCTGCTCGGTGAAGCAAGCTGGGGCCTGACGCCCGGCATGGTCGGACGAGCTGCTTCCATCACCCTGTTCGGCATGCTGCTCGGCGCTCTCGTCGCGGGAACACTCGCTGACAGGATAGGCCGTCGCAAGGTCATCATAGGCAGTCTGCTGAGCTTCTCCGTGATGATGATCGGCAGCGGTCTTGCACCGAACTTTCTCGTTTTCGAGGCAACACGCTTTCTCGCCGGCCTGGGCCTTGGCGCTCTTTTTCCGACGGTAACCGCATTGATCATCGAGTTTTCCCCGCCGAAGCGGAAGGCGCTGGCCTATTCGATCGCGCTTCTCGGTTATCTCGCCGGCGGCATCATTTCGGGCATCCTCGGAATGTTGCTGATACAGAAATACGGATGGCGTCCGCTGATGATCATCGGCGGCGCACCGATCCTGCTTCTGCCTTTCTTCATCCGCCTCATCCCTGAATCGCCCGAATGGCTGGCAACGAAGAACCGCCAGAGCGAAGCCAACCAGATCGCAGACCAATATGGGCTGCCCAATCCCGTAGCCAGGCCTATTGTGCAGGTCGGCATCCGGTCGCTGTTTTCCGAAGGCCGCCTGCTGCCGACCTTGAACGCATGGGGCATCCACTTCTGTTCGCTGCTGCTGACATTCGGCATGGTCAACTGGCTTCCAACCATCATGAACAAGATGGGCTATGACCTCGGTTCCGCCCTCCTCTTCTCGGTAACCCTCAATCTCGGAGCCGCAGTCGGCCTATTGATCGGCGCAAGGATTGCCGACCGCGGCAATGTCAAGATTGTCGTCGCAGGCATGTTCCTGCTCGGAGCCTGCTCGATCTGGCTGCTGACGCAAGTGGATCAGGGCCTGCAGGTCTACGGCCTCGTCGCACTTGCGGGTACGGGAACGATCGGCACGCAAATCCTCGCCAATATTCTCGTTGGAAACCTCTATCCGGTCGAGATCCGTGGAACCGGCCTCGGCTTCTCACTCGGCATCGGCCGTATCGGCGGCATGATCGGACCGGCCATCGGCGGTGGTGTTCTGGGTGCAGGCCTTGCTCCGCAGTGGAATTTCTACATCTTCGCATCTGTCGGAGCTGTAGGATGCGTCCTTGCGCTCATGACATTGCTCTATCGCAAAAAAAGCTGA
- a CDS encoding MarR family winged helix-turn-helix transcriptional regulator, with the protein MYKLTDSVPYLLNRAGVRIAEVFSQRIAEDDLSVAMYRVLAMLKERRESTLGDLADVVSVEISTLSRLVGTLAKRKLVSRTRPEDNGRIVIVRLTSQGEALTERLMPLAVELERTAVQGMSAEEVAALKNALRRMHSNLPAISAKGKAAG; encoded by the coding sequence ATGTACAAACTTACCGATTCCGTTCCGTATCTTCTCAATCGCGCCGGCGTGCGGATAGCCGAGGTATTCTCGCAGAGAATTGCCGAAGACGATCTCAGCGTGGCGATGTACCGGGTTCTGGCCATGCTGAAGGAGCGCCGGGAGAGCACGCTTGGGGATCTCGCCGACGTCGTCTCTGTCGAGATTTCGACGCTTTCGCGCCTGGTCGGCACATTGGCCAAGCGCAAGCTGGTGTCGAGAACACGTCCGGAAGACAACGGCCGTATCGTCATCGTCAGGCTGACCTCGCAGGGAGAGGCGCTGACGGAAAGGCTCATGCCGCTTGCCGTGGAGCTTGAACGCACCGCGGTTCAGGGCATGTCGGCCGAGGAGGTCGCAGCCCTGAAGAATGCGCTGCGCCGCATGCACAGCAACCTGCCGGCAATATCCGCAAAGGGAAAAGCTGCAGGCTGA
- a CDS encoding flavin reductase family protein, whose protein sequence is MSATAALGIAPAPAPISDAFRSTMRRFPATVTVISACRNGADHGMTATAVTSLSMDPPSLLICLNNRTYLHDMLLEVPEFAVSILTDRQAAVSEGFSGKIAPERRFDAADWVRHERGMMVLGSAHASVVCRRMGVVPYGTHTIFIGQVVDTRLSQDTVALMYENSKYCAPLHALPASQN, encoded by the coding sequence ATGTCTGCCACTGCTGCCCTCGGTATAGCGCCGGCCCCCGCACCGATCAGCGATGCGTTTCGATCGACCATGCGCCGTTTCCCGGCGACGGTGACGGTCATTTCCGCCTGCCGCAACGGTGCGGATCATGGAATGACGGCAACGGCCGTCACATCGCTTTCGATGGATCCTCCCTCTCTTCTCATCTGCCTGAACAATCGCACCTACCTGCATGACATGCTGCTTGAAGTGCCGGAATTCGCGGTCAGCATTCTGACCGACAGGCAAGCCGCCGTGTCGGAAGGTTTCAGCGGCAAGATTGCGCCCGAGCGCCGTTTCGACGCTGCCGATTGGGTTCGCCATGAGCGCGGCATGATGGTGCTGGGCTCGGCTCATGCCTCGGTCGTCTGCCGCCGCATGGGCGTCGTTCCCTATGGCACGCACACGATCTTCATCGGGCAGGTGGTGGATACTCGTCTTTCCCAAGACACCGTCGCGCTGATGTACGAGAACTCGAAATATTGCGCGCCACTGCACGCGCTTCCCGCATCCCAGAACTGA
- a CDS encoding flavin-dependent monooxygenase: MNNTAALFPASARVETACLADRIVPVLDEIRAGARDTEKLGRVPARNIDLLRSAGYFDIVKPARFGGAEGSFAELVDANIELSSACASTGWVAGLLSAHQWLLAMFDERVQQEVWGGNPDALLCGSYAPVRMAERVEGGFRLSGDWAFASGCENAGWALCAAIIPPKGEGERPVPAFLLVPAGDYTIAETWDVVGLAGTGSKSLILEEVFVPEYRMLSFADATSGRTPGGRGYKGIGLFNIPLLMGIPFCLGSAAVGGAKGALDSYIGHIGTRVTRGAVAGGNNKIAEFPTIQLRVAEASASVDAAREILLRDIARAQQLAQAREDGAAEITEEDRILARRSQSFAVSLALRAVEALNASTGGLGLQMSNPVQRAWRDANAVGRHISMNWDAVGTMVGQQLLGLPPKGQF, from the coding sequence ATGAACAATACAGCCGCCCTTTTTCCCGCCTCGGCGCGGGTCGAGACCGCATGTCTTGCCGATCGCATCGTCCCGGTACTGGACGAAATCCGTGCCGGTGCGCGCGATACGGAAAAATTGGGCCGCGTGCCGGCGCGCAATATCGATCTGCTGCGCTCGGCCGGCTATTTCGATATCGTCAAGCCCGCCCGTTTCGGCGGCGCCGAAGGATCGTTTGCCGAGCTTGTCGATGCCAATATCGAACTGTCGTCGGCCTGTGCCTCCACCGGCTGGGTGGCCGGCCTGCTTTCCGCGCATCAATGGCTGCTCGCCATGTTCGACGAACGGGTTCAGCAGGAGGTGTGGGGCGGCAATCCGGATGCGCTGCTCTGCGGTTCCTATGCGCCGGTCCGCATGGCTGAACGCGTCGAGGGTGGTTTTCGGCTATCCGGCGACTGGGCCTTTGCCAGCGGATGCGAAAATGCAGGATGGGCGCTCTGTGCGGCGATCATTCCGCCGAAAGGCGAGGGGGAGCGTCCGGTGCCGGCGTTCCTTCTGGTTCCCGCCGGCGATTACACCATTGCCGAGACCTGGGATGTGGTCGGCCTCGCCGGCACCGGCTCGAAGAGCCTGATCCTCGAAGAGGTCTTCGTTCCGGAATACCGCATGCTGAGCTTTGCTGATGCGACCTCCGGCAGAACGCCCGGCGGGCGTGGCTACAAGGGCATCGGCCTTTTCAACATTCCGCTCCTCATGGGCATTCCCTTCTGCCTCGGCAGCGCCGCCGTCGGTGGGGCGAAGGGCGCACTCGACAGCTATATCGGCCACATCGGGACCCGCGTGACACGGGGTGCGGTTGCCGGTGGCAACAACAAGATCGCGGAGTTTCCGACGATCCAGCTTCGCGTGGCGGAAGCCTCCGCATCGGTCGACGCCGCCCGCGAAATCCTTCTGCGCGATATTGCCCGGGCGCAGCAATTGGCCCAGGCCCGCGAGGATGGCGCCGCAGAAATCACCGAGGAAGATCGGATTCTCGCCCGCCGCAGCCAATCCTTTGCGGTCAGCCTGGCGCTTCGGGCCGTGGAGGCACTCAATGCATCGACAGGCGGCCTCGGCCTGCAGATGTCCAACCCGGTTCAGCGCGCCTGGCGCGACGCAAATGCCGTCGGGCGCCACATTTCCATGAACTGGGATGCCGTCGGTACCATGGTCGGCCAGCAGTTGCTCGGCCTTCCGCCCAAGGGACAATTCTGA
- the tsdA gene encoding gamma-resorcylate decarboxylase — MQGKIALEEHFAIPETLQDSAGFVPGDYWTELSARLLDIQDKRLRLMDAHGVEKMILSLNAPAVQAIPDKAKALEVSRRANDFLAEQCVKNPNRFLGFAALPLQDPDTATQELQRCVTTLGFVGALVNGFSQESDGTTPLYYDLQQYRPFWAEVEKLNVPFYLHPRNPLPQDSRIYAGHSWLMGPTWAFAQETAVHALRLMGSGLFDEHPALRIIVGHMGEGLPFMMWRIDNRNAWVKVEKNYPAKRPIADYFNENFYITTSGNFRTQSLIDAMLEIGADRILFSTDWPFENIDHAANWFDSATISEADRLKIGRTNAVSLFKLDR, encoded by the coding sequence GTGCAAGGCAAGATCGCGCTTGAAGAACATTTCGCCATTCCCGAGACGCTGCAGGATTCGGCCGGATTCGTGCCGGGCGACTACTGGACGGAACTGTCCGCCCGGCTTCTCGATATCCAGGATAAGCGTTTGCGGCTGATGGATGCCCACGGCGTCGAAAAAATGATCCTGTCGCTGAACGCCCCGGCCGTGCAGGCGATCCCGGACAAGGCCAAGGCCCTGGAGGTTTCCCGGCGCGCCAACGACTTTCTGGCGGAGCAATGCGTCAAGAACCCCAACCGTTTTCTGGGATTTGCCGCTTTGCCCCTGCAGGATCCGGATACGGCAACGCAGGAACTGCAGCGCTGTGTAACGACGCTGGGCTTCGTCGGCGCACTGGTCAACGGCTTCTCGCAGGAGAGCGACGGAACGACGCCGCTCTATTACGACCTGCAGCAATACCGCCCGTTCTGGGCCGAAGTCGAAAAACTCAACGTTCCCTTCTATCTGCATCCGCGCAACCCGCTGCCGCAGGATAGCCGCATCTATGCCGGCCACTCCTGGCTGATGGGTCCGACATGGGCGTTCGCGCAGGAAACCGCCGTTCATGCGCTGCGCCTGATGGGATCCGGTCTGTTCGACGAACATCCGGCTTTGCGGATCATCGTCGGCCACATGGGCGAGGGGCTGCCGTTCATGATGTGGCGTATCGACAACCGGAATGCCTGGGTCAAGGTAGAAAAGAACTATCCGGCCAAACGTCCGATTGCCGATTATTTCAACGAGAATTTCTACATCACGACGTCGGGGAATTTCCGCACGCAATCGCTGATCGATGCTATGCTGGAAATCGGCGCGGACAGAATTCTGTTTTCGACAGACTGGCCATTCGAAAACATCGACCATGCTGCAAACTGGTTCGACAGCGCCACCATTTCCGAAGCCGACCGGCTGAAGATCGGTCGCACCAATGCGGTTTCACTGTTCAAGCTCGATCGATAG
- a CDS encoding maleylacetate reductase, with protein MVAPFRYTASAAEIIFGSGSLSRLAEAVARQGGKRALILSTPHQKQEAERIAASLGPIAAGLFNEAAMHTPVNVTERAMARYSQAGADCVVAIGGGSTIGLSKAIAYRNDAPQIVVATTYAGSEVTPILGQTENGQKSTVRGPGILPEVVIYDPELTLGLPVEISVSSGLNAMAHAVEGLYAEDRNPISSMMAVEGLRALKHALPQIVQAPRDIEARSEALYGSWLCGTVLGTVGMALHHKLCHTLGGSFDLPHAETHAVVLPHSADYNAAAATDALRPAAELFGGSLGRGLYDFAASIGAPLALRDLGMKEADLDRAAEIAARNPHWNPRPIEGKAIRVLLQSAWEGARPR; from the coding sequence ATGGTCGCACCTTTCAGATATACGGCCAGCGCGGCTGAGATCATCTTCGGGAGCGGCTCACTGAGCCGTCTCGCCGAGGCGGTTGCACGGCAGGGAGGCAAACGCGCTCTGATCCTTTCGACCCCACACCAGAAGCAAGAGGCAGAACGTATCGCTGCTTCCCTCGGCCCGATCGCGGCGGGACTGTTTAACGAGGCGGCGATGCATACGCCGGTCAATGTGACCGAACGTGCGATGGCTAGATACAGCCAAGCCGGCGCCGATTGTGTCGTCGCGATCGGCGGCGGATCGACGATCGGGCTCAGCAAGGCAATCGCCTATCGCAACGATGCGCCGCAAATCGTGGTGGCGACGACCTATGCCGGGTCGGAGGTCACACCGATCCTCGGCCAGACGGAGAACGGCCAGAAGAGCACGGTTCGCGGGCCCGGCATCCTGCCCGAGGTGGTGATCTACGATCCTGAATTGACATTGGGCCTGCCGGTCGAGATCAGCGTCAGCAGCGGGCTCAATGCAATGGCACATGCCGTCGAAGGCCTCTACGCAGAGGACCGCAATCCGATTTCGTCGATGATGGCGGTCGAAGGCCTGCGGGCGCTGAAGCACGCTCTGCCTCAGATCGTCCAAGCCCCTCGGGATATCGAAGCGCGAAGCGAAGCGCTTTACGGGTCCTGGCTATGCGGCACGGTGCTCGGAACGGTCGGGATGGCCCTGCATCACAAGCTTTGCCACACGCTGGGCGGCAGCTTCGATCTGCCGCATGCCGAAACCCATGCGGTCGTTCTTCCCCATTCCGCCGACTATAACGCCGCAGCCGCGACGGATGCGCTAAGGCCTGCCGCCGAGCTTTTCGGCGGCTCGCTCGGCCGCGGTCTTTATGATTTTGCCGCTTCGATCGGCGCCCCCCTGGCGCTGCGAGATCTTGGCATGAAGGAGGCCGATCTGGACCGCGCGGCCGAAATCGCCGCTCGGAATCCCCATTGGAACCCGCGTCCGATCGAAGGAAAAGCGATCCGGGTTTTGTTGCAGAGCGCCTGGGAGGGCGCGCGGCCGCGTTAA
- a CDS encoding dioxygenase, whose protein sequence is MPEYFSEERSVEAVNARMGRDINPRLAEIMASLVKHLHAFARDISLSQEEWALAIGFLTRTGHLCHDERQEFILLSDTLGLSMLVDAINNRRPPDATENTVFGPFHVEGAPIRQMGENISLDGKGESCLFIGRVLNLNGNPIEGARIDVWSDNADGFYDVQQPDIQPKWNNRGIFVTGADGAYSFLGIKPVSYPIPDDGPVGQMLASLGRHPYRPAHTHYLITAPGHQKLVTHTFVGDDPYLESDTVFGVKHSLVAPFERIDRPTIWRSDFDFVLTPIEDGQ, encoded by the coding sequence GTGCCTGAATATTTCAGCGAAGAGAGATCCGTGGAAGCCGTCAACGCGCGCATGGGGCGGGACATCAATCCGCGCCTGGCCGAAATCATGGCGTCGCTGGTCAAGCATCTGCATGCTTTTGCCAGGGATATCAGCCTGAGCCAGGAGGAATGGGCGTTGGCCATCGGCTTCCTGACCCGAACCGGCCATCTCTGTCATGACGAGCGACAGGAGTTCATCCTGCTCAGCGATACGCTTGGTTTGTCGATGCTGGTGGATGCCATCAACAACCGCCGTCCGCCGGACGCGACAGAGAATACCGTGTTCGGGCCGTTCCATGTCGAAGGGGCGCCCATACGGCAGATGGGTGAAAACATCTCGCTCGACGGCAAGGGCGAGAGTTGTCTGTTCATCGGGCGGGTGCTCAATCTTAACGGCAATCCGATCGAGGGAGCACGGATCGATGTCTGGTCGGATAATGCCGATGGTTTCTACGACGTCCAACAGCCGGATATCCAGCCGAAATGGAACAACCGGGGCATCTTCGTCACCGGCGCCGATGGCGCCTATAGTTTCCTCGGCATCAAGCCGGTCTCCTATCCGATCCCGGATGACGGCCCGGTCGGCCAGATGCTGGCATCCCTCGGCCGCCATCCCTATCGTCCCGCCCACACCCATTACCTGATCACGGCTCCGGGTCATCAGAAGCTCGTAACCCACACTTTCGTCGGCGACGATCCCTATCTGGAATCCGATACGGTGTTTGGCGTAAAACACAGCCTTGTCGCGCCTTTCGAGCGCATAGATCGTCCGACCATCTGGCGCTCCGATTTCGATTTCGTGCTGACACCGATCGAGGACGGACAATGA
- a CDS encoding YciI family protein: MIVARHAVSDPGKAAERSRLLEEHKAYLQGAAIRILLSGPSAPPVEGRGSTALVIAEVETLAEFEAFNTGDPFVRSGVYASVEIFEWRPTLGLLLERLSDGS, from the coding sequence ATGATCGTTGCCCGCCATGCGGTATCCGACCCCGGCAAGGCCGCAGAACGCTCGCGATTGCTGGAGGAACACAAGGCCTATCTGCAAGGCGCAGCGATCCGCATCCTGCTTTCCGGCCCTTCCGCGCCGCCGGTGGAGGGCAGGGGTTCAACCGCCCTCGTGATCGCAGAGGTCGAGACGCTCGCCGAGTTCGAGGCGTTCAACACAGGAGACCCCTTCGTCCGCTCCGGTGTTTACGCCAGCGTCGAGATCTTCGAATGGCGGCCCACGCTTGGGCTTCTTCTGGAGAGACTCTCCGACGGCAGCTGA
- the ligD gene encoding non-homologous end-joining DNA ligase has product MTRSRRPSLPFLNESNATLQSRPIRKRDPNQPSLPFDPMPARVEPCLALLKRSVPIGPDWLYEAKWDGYRLAIHIEPKGVRVITRGGHDWTHRFPAIAAAAKELGVTTAILDGEAVVMDDHGRSDFGALQRSLGGRGGKRASSESILYAFDLLYLDGHDLTGTELAVRRHLLEDLIPEGNRTIRFSEEIDLPAEDLLEHACHHHMEGIIAKHRDRPYSSGRTGDWLKIKCVESESFMIVGYEQSASARGGIGSLLLAGKKGFDWISVGSVGTGFSASEAEHLKKTLDRLKTSRPAVPLKGKRYVFVQPTLIAEIEFRGWTDDGSLRHASYKGLREVQDNAAVFDMTGLGG; this is encoded by the coding sequence ATGACGCGCTCGCGCCGCCCCTCATTGCCATTCCTCAACGAGTCCAATGCAACGCTGCAGTCTCGTCCGATCCGCAAGCGCGATCCCAACCAGCCAAGCCTTCCGTTCGATCCAATGCCGGCAAGGGTCGAGCCATGCCTCGCATTGCTGAAGCGCAGCGTGCCGATCGGGCCGGATTGGCTCTACGAGGCGAAGTGGGATGGCTACCGGCTAGCGATCCACATCGAGCCGAAGGGCGTTCGTGTCATCACCCGCGGCGGCCATGACTGGACGCATCGTTTTCCCGCCATCGCCGCTGCGGCCAAAGAACTCGGTGTGACCACCGCCATACTGGACGGGGAAGCCGTGGTTATGGATGATCACGGCCGGTCGGATTTCGGCGCGCTGCAACGTTCGCTCGGCGGTCGCGGCGGCAAGCGGGCCTCGAGCGAGTCCATTCTCTACGCCTTCGACCTTTTGTATCTTGACGGGCATGACCTCACCGGCACCGAGCTTGCCGTACGCCGGCACCTTCTTGAAGACCTGATACCGGAAGGCAATCGGACGATCCGCTTTTCCGAAGAAATAGACCTGCCGGCCGAGGACCTCCTCGAGCACGCCTGCCACCATCATATGGAAGGCATCATCGCCAAACATCGCGACCGGCCCTACAGCAGTGGCCGCACGGGCGACTGGCTGAAGATCAAGTGCGTTGAGAGCGAGAGTTTCATGATCGTCGGTTACGAACAATCGGCATCCGCCCGCGGCGGCATCGGCAGTCTGCTGCTCGCCGGCAAGAAGGGTTTCGACTGGATTTCCGTGGGATCGGTCGGAACTGGTTTCAGCGCCAGCGAAGCCGAGCACCTGAAAAAGACGCTCGACCGGTTGAAAACGAGCCGGCCGGCCGTCCCCCTGAAGGGCAAACGCTACGTCTTCGTGCAGCCGACCCTCATCGCCGAGATCGAGTTCCGTGGCTGGACGGATGACGGCAGTCTCCGCCATGCGTCGTATAAGGGGCTGCGCGAAGTTCAGGACAATGCGGCCGTATTCGATATGACCGGCCTCGGCGGTTGA